The Novosphingobium aromaticivorans DSM 12444 genome segment CGGAAGTCGCGGCTGTCGAAGCCACCGAAGGTCAGGAGGGCTAAGTCGTGAAGGTTCAGGTCCTCAATCTCGACGGCACCGCCGGCAAGGGCGAAGTGGAACTGTCGGACGACGTGTTCGGTCTCGAACCGCGCGCCGACATCCTGCACCGCGTTGTCACCTGGCAGCTCGAAAACCGTCGCGGCATCGCCCGCAAGGCGCGTGAGCGTTCGGACGTTGCCCGCACCGGCAAGAAGTTCGGTCGCCAGAAGGGCGGCGGTACGGCTCGTCACGGTGACCGCAAGGCGCCGATCTTCATCGGCGGTGGCAAGGCCCACGGTCCGCGCGTTCGCGAGTTCAACATCTCGCTGAACAAGAAGGTTCGCGCGCTCGGCCTCAAGATGGCGCTTTCGAGCAAGGCCAAGGCCGGTCTGGTCGTCGTCGACAACCTCGACGTCGATGCCAAGACCAAGGCTCTGGTCGGTCAGCTCGC includes the following:
- the rplD gene encoding 50S ribosomal protein L4 codes for the protein MKVQVLNLDGTAGKGEVELSDDVFGLEPRADILHRVVTWQLENRRGIARKARERSDVARTGKKFGRQKGGGTARHGDRKAPIFIGGGKAHGPRVREFNISLNKKVRALGLKMALSSKAKAGLVVVDNLDVDAKTKALVGQLAKANWGKKVLVIDGEGVNDNFAKAARNIVGVNVLPAIGANVYDILKHDTLVLTRAAVEKLEARFNG